From one Myxococcota bacterium genomic stretch:
- a CDS encoding enoyl-CoA hydratase-related protein, with translation MALVELAVADGIALVTLNRPEALNSLSGALLGELDAVTARIEREAAIRGAIVTGAGRAFAAGADIEEISRLDRASGAAFARRGQSVFGRIEKLEKPVVAAVNGFALGGGCELAMACHVRFASSKAKFGQPEVKLGILPGFGGTQRLPRLVGRGKAIELTLHGGHVSAEEALRIGLVNELVEPDELLPRARKWLAECFANGPRAVAMSLRAIREGLDRPLDSGVELEAQLFGELCGTPEMKEGTSAFLAKRPPKF, from the coding sequence ATGGCGCTCGTGGAGCTCGCGGTCGCGGACGGCATTGCGCTGGTCACCTTGAACCGGCCCGAGGCGCTGAACTCGCTGTCGGGCGCGCTGCTCGGCGAGCTGGACGCAGTCACTGCGCGCATCGAGCGCGAGGCCGCGATCCGCGGCGCGATCGTCACCGGCGCGGGCCGGGCCTTCGCGGCGGGTGCCGACATCGAGGAGATCTCGCGCCTGGACCGCGCATCGGGCGCGGCCTTCGCGCGCCGCGGTCAGTCGGTGTTCGGGCGCATCGAGAAGCTCGAGAAGCCGGTGGTCGCGGCCGTGAACGGCTTCGCGCTCGGCGGCGGCTGCGAGCTGGCCATGGCGTGTCACGTGCGCTTCGCGTCGAGCAAGGCCAAGTTCGGCCAGCCCGAGGTGAAGCTCGGCATCCTGCCCGGCTTCGGCGGCACGCAGCGCCTGCCGCGCCTGGTCGGGCGCGGGAAGGCGATCGAGCTCACGCTGCACGGCGGTCACGTCTCGGCCGAGGAGGCGCTGCGCATCGGGCTGGTGAACGAGCTCGTCGAGCCCGACGAGCTCCTGCCGCGCGCGCGAAAATGGCTCGCCGAGTGTTTCGCCAACGGGCCGCGCGCCGTGGCCATGTCGCTGCGCGCGATTCGCGAAGGCCTCGACCGGCCGCTCGACTCGGGCGTCGAGCTCGAGGCCCAGCTCTTCGGCGAGCTGTGCGGCACGCCGGAGATGAAGGAAGGCACCTCCGCCTTCCTGGCCAAGCGCCCGCCGAAGTTCTGA
- a CDS encoding outer membrane lipoprotein-sorting protein yields MRSVTILLALSVAAVQPHDLGSPGAVIDRMDEALWPAKSVTADVSLQSSDEIGPGLDTTMKLVRAEDDSGVRTQVRVIEPAQSLGTVYEVTSAKGKPIERWVYLPEVRRLRNLIGTRRTDSFLASEFTYEDLDIAAPRESEWQSVEQVDENGRTLLRVTGKPYGPYEKVETLIDPATSLPVRVLYYDRDGQLYKEESFGEPQTVDGHTMPTRIEMDDVQTGAKSVLSLRNIRLSQPIDEKLFSESPIRARRGK; encoded by the coding sequence GTGCGTTCCGTGACGATCCTGCTCGCGCTCTCCGTTGCGGCGGTGCAGCCGCACGACCTCGGCAGCCCCGGCGCCGTGATCGACCGCATGGACGAGGCCCTGTGGCCGGCGAAGTCGGTCACGGCCGACGTGTCGCTCCAGTCGAGCGACGAGATCGGCCCCGGGCTCGACACCACGATGAAGCTGGTGCGGGCGGAGGACGACTCCGGCGTGCGCACGCAAGTTCGAGTGATCGAGCCGGCGCAGTCGCTCGGCACCGTGTACGAGGTCACTTCGGCCAAGGGCAAGCCGATCGAACGCTGGGTGTATCTCCCCGAGGTCCGGCGCTTGCGCAACCTGATCGGCACGCGCCGCACCGACTCGTTCCTGGCCAGCGAGTTCACCTACGAGGACCTCGACATCGCCGCGCCGCGTGAGTCGGAGTGGCAGAGCGTCGAGCAGGTCGACGAGAACGGCCGGACGCTGCTGCGCGTGACCGGCAAGCCGTACGGCCCCTACGAGAAGGTCGAGACGCTGATCGACCCCGCGACCTCGCTGCCGGTGCGCGTGCTCTACTACGACCGCGACGGCCAGCTCTACAAGGAGGAGTCGTTCGGCGAGCCCCAGACCGTCGACGGTCACACCATGCCGACTCGCATCGAGATGGACGACGTCCAGACCGGCGCGAAGAGCGTGCTTTCGCTCCGCAACATCCGCCTGTCGCAGCCGATCGACGAGAAGCTGTTCTCCGAGTCGCCGATCCGAGCCCGGCGCGGGAAGTGA
- a CDS encoding VOC family protein, with product MTATKLDHIALGLPRASDAIELFEERLGGAPAGGYDGSAEFGFRQWEFQGGGRLEVIYPSGPPNGFMHRFLAAGGPRVHHVTLKVASLDETLAKAAAHGQQVIGVERSNPHWQEAFLHPKQAQGIVVQMVEQAPGGEGDDLLPASRPRADGARLVGLRLFARSAEAARRQWSELLGGSAAMQGSSLVFRWEQSPLVLLVDVRPDAAEGPQQIELRATRDLILPRGPYPGLGTRFVQTGR from the coding sequence GTGACCGCCACGAAGCTCGACCACATCGCCCTCGGCCTGCCACGCGCCAGCGACGCGATCGAGCTGTTCGAGGAGCGGCTGGGCGGCGCGCCGGCCGGCGGCTACGACGGCAGCGCCGAGTTCGGCTTCCGGCAGTGGGAGTTCCAGGGCGGCGGCCGGCTCGAGGTGATCTACCCGAGCGGCCCCCCGAACGGCTTCATGCACCGCTTCCTGGCCGCGGGCGGCCCGCGCGTGCACCACGTGACCCTGAAGGTGGCGAGCCTCGACGAGACACTCGCCAAGGCCGCGGCGCACGGTCAGCAGGTGATCGGCGTCGAGCGCAGCAATCCCCACTGGCAGGAAGCGTTCCTGCATCCGAAGCAGGCCCAGGGCATCGTGGTGCAGATGGTCGAGCAGGCGCCGGGCGGCGAGGGCGACGACCTCTTGCCGGCATCGCGGCCGCGTGCCGACGGCGCGCGTCTGGTGGGCCTGCGCCTGTTCGCCAGGTCGGCCGAGGCGGCGCGCCGGCAGTGGAGTGAGCTGTTGGGCGGCAGCGCGGCGATGCAGGGCAGCTCACTCGTGTTCCGCTGGGAGCAGTCACCTCTGGTGCTCTTGGTCGACGTGCGGCCCGACGCCGCGGAGGGCCCGCAGCAGATCGAGCTGCGCGCTACGCGCGACCTGATCCTGCCGCGCGGGCCCTACCCGGGGCTGGGCACGCGCTTCGTGCAGACCGGCCGCTGA